The genomic window cccgctgacaaccagcttcttgatggtggtgttgacgcgggaattgttcttctccacatcgtagcctccAGAGgccagagccttcttgagggcggacacggacgcgccactgcgttccttggacgcggacacggccttcacgatgagctcactgacgctggggccggcggtcttcggtttcacgaccttcttcttggccgctttaaccttggcggcggctggtgctggagctggagcggcttctgccatctttctctttgcgtttagatcaacgacgaactaacggagtgagttacaggactgatgaagagtcctgatcgggaggcggtacttgaacacaccatgagaaccgtggagactcaatcgagccgtggctcccgtgtacagtgtgaacgcacagacacttgtgttttctcttcactgataaacgagtaaaaactcagtgggtgagcggtgctggaggctgacagtgaggaagcaggtagcggacttatttgtcttcatgttgaagtcatgaagagctctgatgctctctgcatttggtcggtggagcccccgaacacgacccgttcaccgcggtgagcagcgctgctcagcggcttttcccactagtttctctcctaaaatgagttcaaaagcaccacagctccaccaaaacccgtttcctagctgctccacatgtttgttcagagacaccgagtgaaaacaagcacctgttgaggatctcttagtaataaagtcaagtaattgtgcaggcagcaaacacaccgctgatggccgaggctcctggtgaagttgagccagacttcctatcagagccgtgaatttttcatcctgaggaagcttgagagtcattatagaagtagggctacatttcatatccatgttgaatttgtcaatattcacctcaagcaaggattaaattaatactggggcacatttctctcatttaacaccaaaagtaaacaggttacatcatttaatttccagaaaatgtttaagctgtaaattagtttgagaatttctctacttagtaaatacaaacttttgctcatcatagtaacactgggatacatgtttttgtatattatgatcattattatttgtgtaaaataatcatttaaacatgacaaacgtttctgaaaaacgatttgacccGTGTGTGAGAACTCTCTGTTAACCTGTCAATATGTTACCTACTGGTCTAaagatcaagtcttctcagactgttatagccaataacacattcatattacaatttaaggccttagtgtcaacaaactctgtgtttatccagaatgtacacaagtgtgcagtatgtgaaagtgtttgtgtacattgtagaatgtaaacatgtcattttaaccactcaaacagactttaattacatattactttatataaaaacactattacacataatgctttaaatgctaacaatgatttaaaaaaaaaaaaaaaaaaccttcactcaaCCCCATCCAAGCCCATGgcataaccaaaataacagtgttgttgttgatctcatcgtttttaaatcatgaatcaaaggtacgatagcaaagacaaatttgagagaTGGTCACTCTGCCCAGAAGTTTGTTGAGCTTGTTAAGACTGAAATCTATACTATGCATGTTTGCTTGTCTGTGGAGATGGCTctgaaagtcaactttaaaaacaaaagcaatttgttagacgggggtgggggtaggggcagtttgggaagaatatgtgggaaatatgtagccctCACACGGTGACTTTtagtaacctttgctgcttagtgttaatgtggaagctggttcaaatgtgtgtgcgtcacatcgctGTTCAAACTTGCAGCTGTCTAATAAGGCCTACTGTGAgaactttgaatctgtgacattcattacgctgtacttttacttgttctcatacttaactttttatattaaagcataccTCCCTTAGCTTCCACACAGAGTTCGTGCAGCTGGCCCAGCTTCAGGAGGGCAGATAGGCAAGgcgttgttttgtctggagatggtgCATGCTTACTGAAGACTCACAAGGCGTCATATTAGTAAATACTTGTTGAAATTAGACcagaccggctcttctcatattcggGATAAACCAACATGTTGACAAGCTCCCCGTCGTTGTGGACGGCTACAGGTTACGGGggatgaaaatacaatgttaaggaTGCCCCCACATAACCATTaccattttattcaatgtccatatctgcaaacaaaaccagatgaatataataaaacggaatccagcagaatgtcagattgtaatcaacaacactttcaagcatacatgaggtgcttttaaaactggtcagtatccaatgatgcaaaatgaaaggtgaacatagtcacactgtcagcccggacttataataaatgtccataacactttcaaaaacagttccacacaagcatcaagtgcttacactgctggacactgcactaacacgtttggttgggggttgtgttttagattaaaaGCTATGTAAgtagttaacaaacacacaaaccatactTGGTTACATACTTGGTCACTTAGGTATAATTTTTATTCCAATAATGTTATGGAGGGTTTTAATAGCTGGGGTCCAAAGGACTCAAAgtataaactatttaaatgtgAGGCTAACAGGAGGGCTAAGTGAGACATCGtgagctgagtctttgtgtgaccattgtttttcattcaaggctgCTCAATATTCATACTTTGACCAAGTACTTCCACAATCAGTCCTAATGATACTCTTATTTCTAACCAAGCCTTTTTCACCGGCACTATTCCTACTTGATGGAAACGTGCTACAGTCCTACTGCTACACAAAACTGAGaaagtgtcagactttaatATCTGCCGTCCTACATCCACACCTGTGGAGGCGCTAGCGCACCATAGACGTATTTATCAGCGGCCATgagaatccacagaggaggaagacggctgCCTCTGTCTTCTAATAGGTCCTCATTCTGGCTATGACTAGCTGTGTTTTCGCGTAGCAGTGCATTGACTAGATCTCAtcttactgaagaaagatgtctggacgaggaaagggaggaaaggggctcggtaaaggaggcgcaaagcgtcaccgcaaagttctccgtgataacatccagggcattaccaagcccgccatccgccgcctggctcgccgtggcggagtgaagcgtatctccggtctgatctacgaggagacccgcggcgtgttgaaggtttttctggagaacgtgatccgcgatgctgtcacctacaccgagcacgccaagaggaagaccgtcaccgccatggacgtggtgtatgctctgaagagacaggGCCGCACTCTCTACGGCTTCGGCGGATAAACTCACTTtccaacagctcaacaacacaacggctcttttaagagccacacaccgagtcaatgagagctcacatcctctgctcaaCAACAAGTCGTTCTCCGAGTAGATGTCTTACAATGTCAAgatttcaaagttatttaatatcaaaacatcacataacaATTACTAATcgtagtttcctctttaatttctaaACGTTGAAGTGACccttaaaaacagtttatattaaactgttatctctttatacacatatatgtgtgtgtgtatatatactgtagtaacaccaggcagccaacagatagaactgctctccagatatgtgaactggaacaacgtccactaccagttgaactctcctacatgtcctgtcagaagctttgttttccagtagctcagcttctcctgttttattgcagattctgatctgttctgagttttgaaaatgagctctgtagctgcatcaacttgatcagttgaacactaagttaaatatcagagtgtaattaaaaaggaccagggacagagctgtttgattaggtgctgcacctcaccagtttgttgctttgaacGGATGTTGAGGCGTAGGTGAAAATGAGTCACCCCCTGTAACAGcataactataaaataaacaacaatctgaCCACAATTTAAGGAAGTGAAGTTGACATTACTCATTCCATCTTTCAGTCAAGCACGTGGGGAGAGTGTcgagacaagaaaaaagaaatgttggccaagttaaataaattcatcatgttacttacattatctgacttgtattttaattcaaatagattaacaaacagacattgacatgaatacacagacactcacacacatatccaccctcacacataaatatatacacacagacacacagccataaAGTGAAAATCTAAATTCACATATCTACATCTGCTGCTATGAAGAACACACGACTGGTCCTCTACGTGCACACCACAGCGTGCGAAAGACACTGACGTTCCCTCGTACCTCGGGAGTTTGGTAACGGCCTTACACTGAAGCCTTCTggaccctgactgactgacctattGACTTACTCactggctgccggaggctacgatgtggagaagaacaattcctGCGTCAACagttcttaactacagggagtctagatagattgagcaatattagatgtcatcttacaatgttcagattaagaagttagttaatatcaaaacatcaaatattataaaacatagctttaaactctgtgaaggggTTGCCTACTTttacctacacacatgcatcatgtaacatgatgttcagcaatatcgtcattacttcaaataccatactttttaaagagtgtgcctttgttgttatatttatcgtaTTACCTTGTGTCTTTCCTTGCTCAATAGAAAAGTGACAGttgcttagaaaaatgacaattccggcctcacatcatgtaaccatactgtgttgtagtaacctcaggcagccaacagacggagctgctctccaaatgatgtgaacctgagtaaagtccactaccagaagaactctcctccatgttctgtcagaagctttgttttccagtagctcagcttctcctgctttattgcagctacttgtttgagtcatagaaatgagctctgtagctgcatcaacttgatcagtggctgtcattaaactaaagtattgatgaactgtcatcagacactgcaacacctaCAGAGTGAAAGTTACGATGTTAAATTTACTAACAGGGAGTAGAgggtttttccaggtgatgtttttctcagctttatgatttaaacacttAGTAAATTTGTCAGcgtataattaaaatatactatctcacgaccaacattacaaccttagctcacctgatgaggcaaaagctatttgagttcactgaagaCGACCCTGAGAAGTGgtcgaaagctcagcaaacaagtggagctctttgaactgatccagagtcacgctcctctgaaataataataagatatcttagcaaaacttgatatttacatgcttatatttatgtttgatactctatttctgtcttaaattaacttttacataaagaaaaccttgcacattgtacagtttaattcagaTCAAACAATAACTTCAGACAGTGTGCTTTGATGACTCAGGCCAAATCATAGCCAGACCAGATCATAGGAAACTAACATACATCGAAGGAGAAACTTTTCAAGGGGACggctggaggaaagtgcagagctgggagtcagtTTGGTAACAAGGGAGCAAGCGGTGGAAATAACCGaacgaaagacaaaaaaaaaacagaacgaaaACAGCACGGACTGCGGAGAACGGGTGTGAgtgaagacgagagagagaacggagcctgaagttaaaacaaaatatcacagatcacagatcaatATAATCtgtatcagctgatcagacatcgctgaaccctctcttcttcctcatccttccattcgcatgcacgcagaaccccttgccactgtcacggtagtatttatttatttagagcctCGGACCaattccctcacatctgtggatcctcacctcctctgggatattatttggaaagtttcttcatttcctgtaagtgatctccagtgcgctctgtgagcctgatggcacagtcacgttcactgcagtgatttgatgatacacgccgtgtttgaagatattattaaaacctatgaatgactcggctccgtaactccacgattaaatggaatctaaacgtaatttgctgcaagtcatgtttaaattaaaaggttcgagtggaacagacatgtcgctcgagcaaaactaagctgttggttttattgtaaatgatgaattggatcaatactctgacttcagttcaccacctcacgtctgtgtcgccactttcccctctccaaaacgttcgtacgcatgggtcagagtttgcgtggaaatacgcaacgtCTGCTTGAGAAGTGGCGTGCGCACGTTTCAGCCCCcgcaacggttataaatgagacctcctgttctctcccctcgttgctcctctccgcatattttccctctgtgcctcgtttgaccagcggtggaagtgtttggtccgtgtgccctctcactggcattttcctgtctgttctcttgttgtccgtcctttacttcacatctttcatctcctcctcttgctctgtccgtgattgtttttacgtctgtctgctccttctcgtttgttgccgtgctgtccgtctttcgaggttaaataaaaaaatcgaaatttccccaaacagcaagatctgtcaggggattgtttaaaataataaactcttcttttcgaacaaacgaaaaacggacaatacattgacgtagaaacgTATTATACTAgtggaatagacacttaagttttGCTTCTTtccatctcactgtgacgacctcaatgggcgtgttcagcgtggtatgtctgtaagcgaatgattccacccacaatacctattaatacatgtaaataaatcaggggaaatgtgcagaaaataaaaattaaggtgcaatgttatcataatattgtgtgacaaccctggagttgtgctgctgtggtgttgtgcttgtgtgtgtttcaggttcctgtaggcggagtcagaccttaataatcagcagtgatatggcacacctgttgctgaccagtatttaagagggctgcacactgggctctccccttcaccagatctaccaccacatcttgtttcttctactctatctacttctacctcttcttcttcttatgtgtaaatccaaccggacgttagcgttgtgattgtcttgtttagtgtgtgtgtgtccccctacggcagtgacgcactgtgcgggggTGTCTGATGCCTGTTTGGAAGTGTACCTCGCGACAATGGCGGAGGCAAGCACGGAGCGGGTGAGTGGAAACGCGGTGACCCACGGAGGTGATAGCGGGAGAGGCACGGAGTTAAAGGCAGAGCAAGAGCTGCACAAACaagggaatgagagggagctaACCGTAATGGTAGAGATGGAAGGCGAGGATGAAGCAACGTcgatggagctgatgaggtgtgtgagggagctgtgtgtgtagacGATGacgaaaaaaagaatgaaatgacCATGAGTCACCCGAAAGGGAATGAGAGGCTCATGGATGGGTTTCAAATTGGAGAAACGATGGTGCATGCTAGAGAGCCAGTTAATGATGAGCTGGTGGTATCATTAATGAATCTGCCATTTTACATCAGTGACAGTATGATACTAGATAAACTCCAGGGCTGGGTAGTCTCGGCAGTATCTCAGATAAAGATGAGGATGTCGCCTGGAAATAATGTGACTGATGGGAcgagatatttaaaagttaaagccACATCCAGTCATTGGCTCTCCATTACTTATCTCTCCTTCGCACACCTATCCTCATCGCTCAGTCTATCTTCCATCTTGTCTAtcacctgtctgctactctccacatctacctcttctttcttatataactctCTCTACAGTTCTTCAACTCTTTTCCACTATCTCTACAAggtctgttatttttatttttccctccacttgctcaaaataatttttctcctgccttgtcttctctagccctaagaaataCCCTGTACATTTTTCACCCTCTATTGCATACCTCGCCTTACTTCTAATTATTGCACCTTAACACTTTCCTTGTTCTATCTCCTTTAGTTAATCTTTCATCTTTATGTATCCCTCTGTCATAATTACCCCCTTcccagctttcttctcctcttcctctaacttctgttttaaccttttttctctttctttcccctgttcttactgtttcttgctcatgccccttatcccctctttcaaccttccCCACCATCTCCCTATATCTTCCTCATACATCATGTCATTCAtcttgtgacaaccctggagttgtctgctgtacttgtgttgtgtttcaggctcctgtaggcggagtcagaccttGGTAATTAACGGGATGTGGCACACCCGGGATTGGCCACTACTTTAGAGgcctgcacactgggctctggtctctcattcaccgggtatactcttttctttgcattttgttctttgtagtattattcctgtagaataaatgcataaatactgtaactgcagagctttgtgccatccagtgtttcttgttgcacacataagccaaggtgtaacaagtgggggctcgtccgaaatccagatccaggtttgtttctcactcttttctgtcctgagaaagtaATAGGCCTCTAGTAGGTTAAGTTTCCCCTGGAATAGTGTACTGGTTGCCCAGGGTGTGTGATAACTTTAGAGTGTGAATGTAGTACTTTGAGCTTACATCGGTAACTAATTGCATTACTTATCAGGCACTAATTAGAGGGATTTACCTTTGGAGTTACCTTTCCTGGTAGGAATAGGCAACAGTATCTCTCTCGgggggtctgttggtttgttatttttgtttgttatttttgtgcataaacatgatttgactttgtcttgggtacacgtccatgtccgtctggtgagtaacagcaaagctggggctttacctggtcattggttttgtgtttaaaacacctgtcatgaaatgcatgaagactaGGGTCTATAGAAGGTAGTTAGCATTGGTTAGGCAGATAGTCAGGGGAAAGGTATTCCAAAGGTGATGATAGATATAGATGATATAggtgatgatatatatatatatatatgtgttggTTCTTTTGAAAAGATGGCTACCATGGAGGAATTTGTGCAGTTTCCAAGTGTGGAGGTGCTAGGAAAATGTACCAGGGAGCAGTTGCTAAAAATTGCAGAGCATTATGAAATAGAACGGTTCACAAGGAAGTAATGTACTCTACTTTAAAGGCCCAGTTAGGACAGGTTGGTTTTTCCCCCCTTCGGTTTGTTCCAGAGATGAGGTTGTTGCTGAAGAGGAAGTAGCTGGTAGATCAAGGTTAGAGGGCAGTCCTTTATGACTTTGGTGACATAACAGTTGAACAGAAGACAGAAATTATGTTGCTACATCACTAACAGGAAAGTGAATCACGTGCCCATGAAGAGCGAGTTCATGCCAGGGATCAAGAATGGGAGTTTGAATGATTAAATGTAACTACTAAGCCGCGTGAGGTTGAACTGGAGCTGATTAAAGAGCGTGAGTTATATCCATTTTTGCCAGCAGTGTCCACAGATACTTTTGATGTAGGTTATATTTTAAGGTTACTACCAACATTTTGTGAGAAGGATGTGggtaatttcttttctttttgagcgGTTAAGTCAAGCATGCCAGTGGACTGATGTAGAGATGTTGTTCTTGCAATGTGGGCTCACAGAGGCTTAGGTCCTATGAAATTGTGCTGGAGGCGATCGCCAGCAGTTCAGGTAACTGAGAAGATCAGAAGAGGAAACGTATGTAGAGCTGGAGCGAGCACTGACCACCCATTTTAATCGCTGGCTTGTAGCTTatgagaaatgaaatggaagATCTTAAGGAATTGGTTCTGTTCAGTTTAAAGATATTCTTCCTAACCGAGTTACTATTTACATAAATGAGCATCAAGCTAGAAAGATGTTGTGTTGGCTAATGAATACTCCTTATCAAAGCAGAACCTGTAACTATTGTCCAGTGGAGGGACACTGGAAGAAGGGTATGCAACTGTTTTTGGCTCCTTTGCATCgttttttgttgtgctgttcTTTAGTTAAGGCACAGGTGTCCATGGGAGTCCGGCCATCATTCCTGGTTCCAGGAGTGGCGATCATCCTAGGGAATGATCTGGCTGGAAACAAATTACGGCCTGATATACTGCCTTCACTGGTAGGTTGTTCTACCCGACTGATGAGGGGACCTGTTGACCGAGAGGTATTT from Platichthys flesus chromosome 22, fPlaFle2.1, whole genome shotgun sequence includes these protein-coding regions:
- the LOC133933562 gene encoding histone H4-like isoform X1: MSISMSGRGKGGKGLGKGGAKRHRKVLRDNIQGITKPAIRRLARRGGVKRISGLIYEETRGVLKVFLENVIRDAVTYTEHAKRKTVTAMDVVYALKRQGRTLYGFGG
- the LOC133933562 gene encoding histone H4-like isoform X2; amino-acid sequence: MTNMSGRGKGGKGLGKGGAKRHRKVLRDNIQGITKPAIRRLARRGGVKRISGLIYEETRGVLKVFLENVIRDAVTYTEHAKRKTVTAMDVVYALKRQGRTLYGFGG